The proteins below are encoded in one region of Misgurnus anguillicaudatus chromosome 24, ASM2758022v2, whole genome shotgun sequence:
- the slc37a4a gene encoding glucose-6-phosphate exchanger SLC37A4a: MAKSGYAYYRTTIFLAMFVGYTLYYFNRKTFSFVMPSVMQEISLDKDDLGLITSSQSLAYAISKFISGVLSDQISARWLFSIGLFMVGIINVVFSWSSSVAIFAGLWFLNGLGQGLGWPPCAKVLRKWFEPSQFGTWWAVLSCSMNLAGGLGPIIATVMAQSYSWRSTLSISGLTCVVTSIFCLLIIRNEPSEVGLPNIDAGPKKGKGGSGKDESTFKDFILSPYLWVLSLGYLVVFGVKTAYTDWGQLFLIQDKGQSTLMGSSFMSALEIGGLLGSLAAGYLSDRAVAKQGLSLHGNPRHGLLLSMMAGMCISMYLFRTTVSAHSSNVWILLLGAAFGFSSYGPIALFGVLANESAPSNYCGTSHAIVALMANIGGFLSGLPFGTIAKHYSWNTAFWVVEVFCMVTTIGYFLLRNIRTKMGSIPKKND; the protein is encoded by the exons ATGGCGAAGTCTGGATACGCCTACTACAGGACTACTATCTTCCTTGCCATGTTTGTGGGATACACATTGTATTACTTTAACAGGAAGACGTTTTCATTTGTTATGCCTTCTGTAATGCAGGAGATCTCGCTGGATAAGGATGACCTGG GACTTATCACCAGCAGTCAGTCACTGGCTTACGCCATCAGCAAATTTATAAGCGGTGTTCTCTCGGACCAAATCAGTGCCCGATGGCTTTTCTCCATTGGCCTCTTTATGGTTGGCATCATCAATGTGGTTTTCTCCTGGTCCTCCTCTGTGGCGATATTTGCGGGCCTGTGGTTTCTGAATGGACTTGGTCAGGGTCTGGGTTGGCCACCATGTGCAAAAGTACTACGTAAG TGGTTTGAGCCATCTCAGTTTGGGACGTGGTGGGCAGTGCTTTCCTGCAGTATGAATTTGGCCGGGGGTCTTGGTCCCATTATTGCCACAGTGATGGCTCAGAGTTACAGCTGGAGGTCCACATTGTCCATCTCTGGCCTGACCTGTGTGGTCACGTCCATCTTCTGTCTGCTGATTATCCGAAATGAGCCCAGCGAAGTCGGCCTGCCCAATATTGACGCCGGTCCAAAGAAAGGCAAAGGAG GCTCTGGCAAAGACGAAAGCACCTTCAAAGACTTCATCCTTTCTCCATATTTGTGGGTGTTATCATTGGGCTACCTGGTGGTGTTTGGGGTAAAGACAGCTTACACTGACTGGGGACAGCTGTTTCTCATCCAGGACAAGGGCCAGTCAACACTAATGG GCAGTTCTTTCATGAGCGCACTTGAGATCGGAGGACTGTTGGGGAGTTTAGCAGCGGGATACCTGTCAGACAGGGCCGTAGCAAAG CAAGGATTGAGTTTGCATGGAAATCCTCGGCATGGTCTCCTGCTCTCCATGATGGCTGGGATGTGCATCTCCATGTATCTTTTCCGCACCACTGTCTCGGCACACAGCTCAAAT GTCTGGATTCTTTTGTTGGGGGCGGCATTTGGCTTTTCTTCATATGGACCAATTGCTTTATTTGGAGTTCTTGCGAATGAGAGCGCACCGTCAAACTACTGCGGAACCTCCCATGCCATTGTTGCTTTGATGGCAAACA tTGGTGGTTTCCTCTCAGGGTTGCCTTTTGGCACAATTGCCAAACACTATAGCTGGAACACAGCATTCTGGGTAGTCGAGGTATTCTGTATGGTCACCACGATTGGTTATTTCCTGCTCCGGAATATCCGCACCAAGATGGGAAGCATACCTAAGAAGAATGACTAg
- the trappc4 gene encoding trafficking protein particle complex subunit 4 → MAIFSVYVVNKAGGLIYQYDNYVARAEVEKTFSFPLDLVLKIHDEKVVVSFGQRDGIRVGHAVLSINGVDVNGKYTAEGKEIVEYLKDPANYPVSIKFGRPRLTSNEKLMLASMFHSLFAIGSQLSPEVGSSGIEMLETDVFKLHCFQTLTGIKFIVLADPRQTGIDGLLRKIYEIYSDFALKNPFYSLEMPIRCELFDQNLKSALEIAEKAGTFGPGS, encoded by the exons ATGGCGATCTTCAGTGTGTATGTTGTCAATAAAGCTGGTGGACTCATTTACCAGTATGATAATTATGTCGCTCGAGCTGAAGTGGAGAAAACATTTAGTTTTCCTCTTGATTTAGTGTTAAAGATTCATGATGAGAAGGTCGTGGTTTCATTCGGACAGCGGGATGGCATCAGAG TGGGCCATGCAGTTCTGTCCATTAACGGGGTGGATGTGAACGGTAAATACACGGCAGAAGGGAAGGAGATAGTGGAATATCTTAAAGATCCTGCTAACTATCCAGTGTCCATCAAATTCGGCCGCCCTCGCCTCACATCCAATGAGAAACTCATGTTAGCTTCAATGTTTCACTC gCTATTTGCTATTGGATCACAGTTATCCCCTGAAGTTGGCAGCTCTGGTATTGAGATGTTGGAGACAGATGTGTTTAAACTACATTGCTTTCAGACCCTTACAG GAATAAAGTTCATTGTATTGGCAGACCCTCGGCAGACTGGCATCGATGGACTATTAAGAAAGATTTATGAAATCTACTCggattttgctttaaaaaatccTTTCTACTCTTTAGAAATGCCAATCAG atGTGAGCTTTTTGACCAAAATCTAAAGAGTGCTCTGGAAATAGCAGAGAAGGCTGGGACATTTGGACCAGGCTCTTGA